From one Ictalurus punctatus breed USDA103 chromosome 20, Coco_2.0, whole genome shotgun sequence genomic stretch:
- the dnajc30b gene encoding dnaJ (Hsp40) homolog, subfamily C, member 30b — MAEVSGKVGAGVFTICPFKTNRAFSITSRSRVVVFGAFFSLRIFEKNNYNAHQPEKQSSRTYCSLLLHVTEKPPRCPAALIITRSHSYNNNSSLHTSKTAYYDILRVSPNATQTQIKTAYYRQSFRYHPDRNAGSDEAVRRFSEISEAYTVLGSVSLRRKYDRGVLSLADVQSAGRPSRKDSDHHHPQPQRRRFRSVPGAGEKPMFDFDAFFRAHYGEQLEREQTLRRWREQREQIRQEDFRKWKLEKGTEMAVGALLVGGVVLLFSLKS, encoded by the coding sequence ATGGCGGAGGTCAGTGGGAAAGTGGGAGCCGGTGTATTCACAATTTGTCCTTTTAAAACAAACCGTGCATTCTCAATAACCAGTCGTTCTCGTGTTGTCGTTTTTGGGGCATTTTTCAGTCTGAGGATATTCgagaaaaataattataacGCTCATCAGCCCGAAAAGCAGAGCTCCAGGACGTACTGCTCTCTTCTCCTGCACGTGACCGAGAAACCGCCGCGCTGTCCCGCTGCTCTGATCATCACCCGATCTCACAGCTACAACAACAACTCTTCACTTCACACGAGTAAAACCGCGTATTATGACATTCTGCGGGTTTCCCCGAACGCCACGCAGACCCAGATCAAGACAGCGTACTACCGCCAGAGCTTCCGCTACCATCCGGACAGGAACGCGGGCAGCGATGAAGCCGTGCGCCGCTTCTCCGAGATCAGTGAAGCGTACACGGTGCTGGGGAGCGTCAGCCTCAGGAGGAAGTATGATCGCGGTGTCCTGAGCTTGGCGGACGTCCAAAGTGCTGGGAGACCCTCTCGGAAAGACTcggatcatcatcatcctcagcCGCAGAGGCGGCGCTTCCGGTCCGTCCCGGGCGCAGGAGAAAAGCCCATGTTCGACTTCGACGCTTTTTTTCGAGCGCATTACGGAGAGCAGCTGGAGAGAGAGCAGACCCTGCGCCGGtggagagagcagagagaacaGATACGACAAGAGGACTTCCGGAAATGGAAACTGGAAAAGGGGACTGAGATGGCGGTCGGTGCACTGCTGGTTGGAGGGGTTGTTCTTCTATTCAGTCTGAAATCATAA
- the bud23 gene encoding probable 18S rRNA (guanine-N(7))-methyltransferase (The RefSeq protein has 2 substitutions compared to this genomic sequence): MAASCRRPEHMTPPEVFYNEEEAKKYSQNSRMIEIQTQMSERAVELLNLPEDQPCYLLDVGCGPGLSGDYLSEEGHYWVGVDISNAMLNVALDREVDGDLVLGDMGQGMPFRPGTFDGCISISALQWLCNADKKTHSPPKRLYSFFSTLYSSLTRGGRAVFQIYPENSEQLELITAQAMRAGFTGGMVVDYPNSSKAKKFFLCLFAGVSGVLPKGLGTEPVDRNVSNQAQFTGQRSRFKNLKGKSLKKSKDWIKEKKERRRRQGRDVRADTKYTGRNRRPRF, translated from the exons ATGGCTGCTAGTTGTCGCAGACCGGAGCACATGGCACCTCCGGAGGTG TTCTACAATGAGGAAGAGGCAAAGAAGTACTCTCAAAA CTCTCGGATGATCGAGATCCAGACCCAGATGTCAGAGAGAGCGGTGGAGCTGCTGAACTTGCCAGAAGATCAGCCTTGCTATTTGCTGGATGTAGG CTGTGGCTCTGGACTCAGTGGAGATTATTTATCAGAAGAAGGCCATTACTGGGTCGGTGTGGACATCAGCAACGCCATGTTGA ATGTCGCCTTGGACAGGGAGGTGGACGGAGATCTTGTTCTAGGAGACATGGGGCAAGGAATGCCTTTCAGACCAGGGACTTTCGACGGCTGTATCAG TATCTCCGCCCTGCAGTGGCTGTGTAACGCGGATAAGAAGACGCACAGTCCTCCCAAGAGACTCTATAGCTTCTTCAGCACACTGTACTCCTCTCTG ACAAGAGGTGGTCGTGCCGTCTTCCAGATTTATCCGGAAAATTCCGAACAG CTGGAGCTGATCACAGCCCAGGCGATGAGGGCAGGCTTCACCGGAGGCATGGTGGTCGACTACCCCAACAGCAGCAAAGCCAAAAA GTTCTTCCTCTGCCTCTTCGCTGGTGTGTctggtgtcttgcccaag GGTTTAGGGACGGAGCCTGTCGACAGGAACGTTTCGAATCAAGCGCAGTTCACAGGACAGAG ATCTCGCTTCAAAAACTTGAAAGGCAAGTCCCTGAAAAAGAGCAAGGACTGGATcaaggagaagaaagagaggaggCGAAGGCAGGGAAG GGATGTGAGGGCAGACACGAAATACACAGGCCGCAATAGGAGACCTCGCTTCTGA